In Halobaculum magnesiiphilum, the following proteins share a genomic window:
- a CDS encoding FAD-dependent oxidoreductase gives MSDTYDLVIVGGGISGASLLYTTAKFTDIESIALIEKEPEIAAINSHHTNNSQTLHFGDIETNYTLEKAGEVKEGAELLAGYLENQDADREMHAKRSKMVLGVGDEEVEKLEQRYHDEGFGDLFPKLRPIGRDEIAEIEPKVVEGRDPDTEMFALQTPDGYVVDYGETTKSFVEQAREEATVDVRTGTAVESVEPTPDGYSFETTAGTIESEAAVVAAGSHSLQMAKQLGYGQNKVLLPVAGSFFLADDLLNGKVYTLQMKKLPFAAVHGDADVHDGNVTRFGPTAKLVPTLERGRISTVPDFLDVFGLNVAAFLSYANILADRILLPYVLRNLVYDLPSVGPKQFLPHVRKVVPSVELDDIERAEGYGGVRPQIVDTEKRSLDMGEAKIVGKDIIFNITPSPGASTCLKNAMRDTHTLMDFFDGEYSFDEEAFREETIENFPYAEATHAPAPAQ, from the coding sequence ATGTCCGACACGTACGACCTCGTTATCGTCGGCGGAGGTATCAGCGGTGCGTCGCTGTTGTACACGACGGCGAAGTTCACCGATATCGAGTCGATCGCGCTGATCGAGAAGGAGCCGGAGATCGCCGCGATCAACTCCCACCACACGAACAACTCCCAGACGCTTCACTTCGGGGACATCGAGACCAACTACACCCTGGAGAAGGCCGGGGAGGTCAAGGAGGGCGCCGAGCTGCTCGCCGGCTACCTCGAGAACCAGGACGCCGACCGGGAGATGCACGCCAAGCGCAGCAAGATGGTGCTGGGGGTCGGCGACGAGGAGGTCGAGAAGCTGGAGCAGCGGTACCACGACGAGGGATTCGGCGACCTCTTCCCGAAGCTTCGGCCGATCGGCCGCGACGAGATCGCCGAGATCGAGCCGAAGGTCGTTGAGGGACGCGACCCCGACACGGAGATGTTCGCGCTGCAGACGCCCGACGGCTACGTCGTCGACTACGGCGAGACGACGAAGTCGTTCGTCGAGCAGGCCCGCGAGGAGGCGACCGTCGACGTGAGAACCGGGACGGCCGTCGAATCCGTCGAGCCGACGCCCGACGGCTACTCGTTCGAGACGACCGCCGGCACTATCGAGTCGGAGGCGGCCGTCGTCGCCGCCGGCTCCCACAGCCTTCAGATGGCGAAGCAGCTTGGATACGGCCAGAACAAGGTCCTGCTCCCCGTCGCGGGCAGTTTCTTCCTCGCCGACGACCTCCTGAACGGGAAGGTCTACACGCTGCAGATGAAGAAGCTCCCCTTCGCGGCCGTCCACGGCGACGCCGACGTGCACGACGGCAACGTCACGCGGTTCGGTCCGACCGCGAAGCTCGTCCCCACGCTCGAACGCGGGCGGATCTCGACGGTGCCCGACTTCCTCGACGTGTTCGGGCTCAACGTGGCGGCGTTCCTCAGCTACGCCAACATCCTCGCCGACCGCATCCTTCTGCCGTACGTCCTGCGGAACCTCGTGTACGACCTCCCGTCCGTCGGGCCCAAGCAGTTCCTCCCGCACGTCCGGAAGGTCGTCCCGAGCGTCGAGCTCGACGACATCGAGCGCGCCGAGGGCTACGGCGGCGTCCGCCCGCAGATCGTCGACACCGAGAAGCGCTCGCTCGACATGGGCGAGGCGAAGATCGTCGGCAAGGACATCATCTTCAACATCACGCCGTCGCCCGGCGCCTCGACGTGCCTGAAGAACGCGATGCGCGACACGCACACGCTGATGGACTTCTTCGACGGCGAATACTCCTTCGACGAGGAGGCGTTCCGCGAGGAGACGATCGAGAACTTCCCGTACGCCGAGGCGACCCACGCCCCAGCCCCCGCGCAGTAG
- a CDS encoding DUF192 domain-containing protein, with translation MAARRLPAVALLALLVVFAGCTGAVTNVANDGEYDRTTVTVVDEDGAELGAVDARVADTYSKRYTGLSDTESLGENEGMLFVHDEEDRYAYVMREMSFPIDIVFIAANGTITRIHHAELPPEGTNDSELRRYRGTGKYVLEVPHGWTNDHDVCEGDTVEIAGDY, from the coding sequence ATGGCCGCGCGCCGTCTCCCCGCCGTCGCCCTCCTCGCGCTGCTGGTCGTGTTCGCCGGCTGCACCGGCGCCGTCACCAACGTCGCGAACGACGGCGAGTACGACCGGACGACCGTCACCGTCGTCGACGAGGACGGTGCCGAACTCGGCGCCGTGGACGCGCGCGTCGCCGACACCTACAGCAAGCGCTACACCGGACTCTCCGACACCGAATCGCTCGGCGAGAACGAGGGGATGCTGTTCGTCCACGACGAGGAGGACCGGTACGCGTACGTGATGCGCGAGATGTCGTTCCCGATCGACATCGTGTTCATCGCCGCCAACGGCACGATCACCCGCATCCACCACGCCGAACTCCCGCCGGAGGGAACGAACGACTCCGAGCTCCGGCGGTACCGCGGCACCGGGAAGTACGTGCTCGAAGTGCCCCACGGCTGGACGAACGATCACGACGTGTGCGAGGGCGACACCGTCGAGATCGCCGGGGACTACTGA